In Nerophis lumbriciformis linkage group LG01, RoL_Nlum_v2.1, whole genome shotgun sequence, the genomic stretch acagacatgacacaaaacaatattTATCAATAGATTAGAAGAGGTCCTACTTATAAAGTAGATATCTTGCGATAATCTATCAGATTTACACTATTTCCACTGGCATGTGACTTGTCTTTGCCCCTAAAATACTCTGTAATAATTTCtgtctgactgcgcctagaaattatgtccataaaagttatgaacagaattattGACAAAGAgcaaccttggcggagtccaacacttACTGGAAACAGATCCGATTTACTGCCGGccatgtggaccaagctctgacattgaTCATACAGAGAacggtccgttaccccatacccTCTAAACACTCCACAAAggatttcccgagggacatggtcaaatggcttctccaagtccacaaagcactgtttataacttttatggacagatgaGGTGAGGTGGTtgggacatctggtcaggatgcccctcaGGCGCCTCCTTGGAGAGGTGTTAGAGTACGCCTGACCAGTAGGAGGGCACaggtaagacccaggacacgttggggagactatgtctcctggctgacctgggaacacctcgggatccctcgggaggagctgaacaaagtggctgtggagaaagaagtctgggcttctctgcttagtctgctggccccgcgacccgaccctcgggataagcggaagaagatggatagatggatgaataaTATATTTCTATTAGGTCAATAAAAGAGACATGATTTCTACGTGTGAAGCGCATCACGTGCACAAATAGTTACAAATGTGTAAAAACATGCATTTCTACTGTGTTGCCGGTGCTTATGAAGAATGTTTGAAGTCGTATTACTTTTCTGACAATACACCATATGGTGTTGCTTTTATAGAAGGCTTTGGATTTTTTGCAAAAGTATCCCACATTGTATTGCTGGCAGCCATATTGGTAGGCTTTGTTCACCAAGAGTCATTGTTTACGATAGCACTACACGTAACATTTCCAAACTATTCAGTGAAAAATAACATTGCACCGGCTTTGATACGATGAGGATATACTCTGAATTACTAGACAAGAAGTCCCGTTGTCGTTATAAGGAGAAAACAGTTGTAATTGGATGTGAGGATCCTTACCAGATCGACAAGTCTGAGTGGACAAGTTTAGTAATCTGAGAGATCGCGACATCTTCCCCGATGTTTCATACCCGAACTtggtgaatttatttatttttaatttaaaggggaacattatcaccagggcgtcaatatataccttgatgttgcagaaaaaagaccatatatttttttaaccgatttccgaactctaaatgggtgaattttggcgaattaaacgcctttctattattcgctctcggagcgatgacatcacaacgtgacgtcacatcgggaagcaatccgccattttctcaaacacattacaaacacccagtcaaatcagctctgttattttccgttttttcgactgttttccgtaccttggagacatcatgcctcgtcggtgtgttgtcggagggtgtaacaacacgaacagggatggattcaagttgcaccagtggcccaaagatgcaaaagtggcaaaaaattggacgtttgttccgcacactttaccgacgaaactatgctacgacagagatggcaagaatgtgtggatatcctgcgacactcaaagcagatgcatttccaacgataaagtcaaagaaatctgccgccagacccccaggaaaagagagcggatgagggtatgtctacagaatatattaattgatgaaaactgggctgtctgcactctcaaagtgcatgttgttgccaaatgtatttcatatgctgtaaacctagttcatagttgttagtttcctttaatgccaaacaaacacataccaatcgttggttaaaaggcgatcgccgaattcgtcctcgctttctcccgtgtcgctggctgtcgtgtcgttttcgtcggtttcgcttgcatacggttcaaacggatatggctcaatagcttcagtttcttcttcaatttcgttttcgctacctgcctccacactacaaccatccgtttcaatacatgcgtaatctgttgaatcgcttaagccgctgaaatccgagtctgaatccgagctaatgtcgcaataaacttgctgttctatccgccatgtttgtttgtattggcatcactatgtgacgtcacaggaaaatggacgggtgtatataacgatggttaaaatcaggcactttgaagctttttttagggatattgcgtgatgggtaaaattttgaaaaaaacttcgaaaaataaaataagccactgggaactgatttttaatggttttaacccttctgaaattgtgataatgttcctcttaagGATTTACACATTATTAAGAGTCTACAAAGCTATGACCGGTTTGTCCGTGACGTTTGTGTTAATCTGTATAAACCCAGTGGACATTGTGTTGTCAAGACTAGAGTCATGCACTAGCAGAAATTATTTGACGCAAGTTTGACACACTTGAATCACGATTAACCATTCTAATGTCATTTTACAACACTGTGACTGTGAGGCAGGATTGAAAGAAAGCTGTCCTCATGTCGCCTCACTTTTGTTTTATGTGGAGGCCACAGTCCGGATGAGAGAAGTGAGTACAGGATCCATTATCAATATAACCGCTATCAAAGCTCTTCGACCAAGCACATCAAGTTAATGCAAATTGGGGCTGTCATTTATTCTAGATTAATTtctacttagaaaatgttcctaATTACCTGAAATGAAATGATCCGAACAAACACAAAGTTGTACATAGAACGTGACATCTGATCGATTGATTGCAGCAATCCATGCTCGCCTTCGCGTTCACTCTTTTGTTCAGCCGCTTCCCTATGTCCAGGAACACGCTAAGGAATTTTCTAAATGCTAGTAATACCCCTCCCACTTTGATTGTGTCAGTTGACAATCGCACACGTTGTCGGCATTATGAGTATCACTGGACGAATGATCAACAATATTGAGCATGTTTACAAACAAAGCCTACCAATATGGCCACCGGCAATGCATTCTGGTAAATGTTGAAAAATCCGAAGCACTCTATTAAACCCCAAAATTTGACCCCATAAATTGacctgaaatttctcacacagcttaaaaaaccacacattttaaaGTATCTGATACCTTACACATGTCATCGatgtacttaaaggcctactgaaacccactactaccgaccacgcagtctgatagttgatatatcaatgatgaaatcttaacattgcaacacatgccaatacggccgggttagcttattaaagtgcaattttaaattttgcgcgaaatatcctgctgaaaacgtctcggtatgatgacgcctgcgcgtgacgtcatggattgtagaggacattttgggacagcatggtggccagctattaagtcgtctgttttcatcgcaaaattccacagtattctgggcatctgtgttggtgaatcttttgcaatttgttcaatgaacaatggagacagcaaagaagaaagctgtaggtgggaagcggtgtattgcggcaggtgttgtgccggataacgcactcccgctgtagaatgcaccccttgactgttgtgccggataacacagccagtgtttcattgtttacattcccggaagatgacagtcaagctttatctttggcctgtggagaactgggacaacagagactcttaccaggaggactttgagttggatgcgcagacgcggtaccgtgagtacgcatgcagctgcggcttccaaacatttgatcacttgcccgtacgtgcgtgccgcgatgtgcatgtcacgtactgtacgtaactttggggactttggggaaatatatgtgctgtatgaactttggggaggtgaacggtactttgggctgtaggattgagtgtgttgtgcaggtgtttgagttgtattggcgggttatatggacgggaggggggaggtgtttgttatacgGGATTAATTTgtagcatattaaatataagcctggttgtgttgtggctaatagagtatatatatgtcttgtgtttatttactgttttagtcattcccagctgaatatcaggtcccacccgcctctcacagcatcttccctatctgaatcgctcccactgccctctagtccttcactctcactttcctcatccacaaatctttcatcctcgctcaaattaatggggaaatcgtcgctttctcggtccgaatcgctctcgctgctggtggccatgattgtaaacaatgtgcggatgtgaggagctccacaacctgagacgtcacgcgcatatcgtctgctacttccggtagagacaaggcttttttatcagcgaccaaaagttgcaaactttatcgtcgatgttctctactaaatcctttcagcaaaaatatggcaatatcgcaaaatgatcaagtatgacacatagaatggacctgctatccccgtttaaataagaaaatcgcatttcagtaggcctttaataaagcTTTTGGGACTCAATACCAACCCTTGCGGAACAACATCTAAGAAGCATGTATGCACAATTAGTTAAATAACTTCAACCAAATCATCTTTGCTGGGGACACGAATTGCTCACAGTTATCGACCATTTGTCTAATGATTATAAACTTTGATGATATGTCTATTACATGATACCATGTCCAAagtattttcagcacaatccataGGGTGTGCCACATGTCATTTACAGTCATGACTGTACTCCATCATTCTTCCTATTCTGTATTTAAGTCTGCTTGCAGGCCTCTCAGGGTCTTCTCATCAAACCGATACGTCAATTTCCTCTTCACCTTCTGGATCTCGCCTGTGCGGGAGTAATTCCTCAGGGCTCGCGCCATTTTTTGGTACGTCATCTTCTTGCGGTTCCCCTTTCGGCGGCCCCAAATCTCTGCCAGGTGCTCTTTGTTTTGGGAGGAAAACTGAAAGGTGCCAACTGATGACTGGACCCACCAGATGCAACTTCGCATCGACGGCGTTTGGAGCATCTCAAACAGGAACTGGAACAAGCGCTCCTTCCGCTTTCCTGTAAAAGAGGaaggtaatacaaataataatgacaatgaagATTAATAAAATAAAGCAGATGGGAAGTAGATAGAATCAAGGTGGTACCTGAGATGGGCGAAAGAAGCAAAGAGTCTTGGTTCTGTCTGCCTTCACCATCAGAGGATGGAGAAGGAGCATCCTGGTATTCTTTGTACTGGGAGCTACTAGACTGAGAGTCTGAGTCGATGCACGCGGGATATGTGACTTGATTCTGGAACAAACATGTTAAACCACAAGCTCATTTAATTAGTGATAGGGTTGACCCGATACAACTTTTCCACTTttgatacaataccgatattggatATTGTACTCACTGAAAGAAGGCTCACTGTGTGGCACTTTGAAAAGCACTGTTCTACTTAATATAGGGAAAAACTGCAGCTATTGATCATTATAGTACTGGagtagtttgtttgattaattaaataattgaatgaaacacactttatagcgtaGGCCTATGCGTATTTAAGggtaaatagttgaaataaacaagaaTTGTTCTGCTTGCCACAACTttcatttttttgtaataaattatcaacattgaaattgcacttttaacatctgTGCAATAATAAAATGAATACAATCTAAAATTTTGGCTGTTCCCcaccacacacactttcacacacttaCACTTAAATGATTCATCGAAGTAACAGAATATCAAAGcttcttttttaaatcaaattaattgttTAATTATTGCAGCCTTAGCAGAGAGTGTCATTAAGGACATTTGGGAAGGTTTGACTCTTCTAGTATATAAAGTGATAATAACTTACCCACTGGTTCTGGTGGGGACACAACCAGGCTGGTGGCGCAGCTTGTGGCTCACATTCTCTATTTGGTGTGTGAGCTCCCCAGTGCCACTCGTAAGCATATTGACCAGACCAGTTATTTTCTACAGAGACAAGCAAACGTTTAGAAGCATCTTTAACATAcatgctacaaaccccgtttccataagagttgggaaattgtgttagatgtaaatataaacggaatacaatgattttcaaatcctttttaacccatattcaattgaatgcactacaaaaacaagatatttgatgttcaaactcataaactttttttttttttttttgcaaataataattaacttaaaatttcatggctgcaacacgtgccaaagtagttgggaaagggcatgttcacatcaccttttcttttaacaacactcaaagaatgattgggaactgaggaaactaattgttgaagctttgaaagtggaattctttcccattcttgtattatgtagagcttcagtcgttcaacagtccggggtcttcgctgttgtattttacgcttcataatgggccacacattttcgatgggagacaggtctggactgcagacgggccaggaaagtacccgcactttttttttacgaagccacgctgttgtaacacgtgctgaatgtggcttggcattgtcttgctgaaaaaagcaggggcgtccatgaaaaagacgccgcttagatggcagcatatgttgttccaaaacttttatgtacctttcagcattaatggtgccttcacagatgtgtaagttacccatgccttgggcactaatgcacccccataccatcacagatgctggcttttcaactttgcgtcgataacagtctggatggttcgcttcccctttggtccggatgacacgatgtcgaatattgtggactcgtcagaccacagaacacttttccactttgcatcagtccatcttagatgatctcgggcccagagaagccggcggcgtttctggatgttgttgataaatggctttcgctttgcatagtagagctttaacttgcacttacagatgtagcga encodes the following:
- the LOC133613437 gene encoding transcription factor PU.1 — protein: MLAETETIAYVTEVRLCGGRGSWGVVSPSSCPEVDLEVIEEYLQEHSLEVQPAHTHASPLTNDMQHLHSQHSTWIIENNWSGQYAYEWHWGAHTPNRECEPQAAPPAWLCPHQNQWNQVTYPACIDSDSQSSSSQYKEYQDAPSPSSDGEGRQNQDSLLLSPISGKRKERLFQFLFEMLQTPSMRSCIWWVQSSVGTFQFSSQNKEHLAEIWGRRKGNRKKMTYQKMARALRNYSRTGEIQKVKRKLTYRFDEKTLRGLQADLNTE